A genomic segment from Spirochaetota bacterium encodes:
- a CDS encoding lactate racemase domain-containing protein, with translation MLLPRLYMLEGGTVQNGIDDIDGAVLNALSRRGLEKIIRPGDTVALTAGSRGIRYIDTITAGTVRHLDSMGAKPFIVPAMGSHGGGTAEGQRAILAGYGITEEAMGCEIRSSMEVVEIGTTALGTPVFIDAHAAAADHIGVINRVKPHTRLSGSIESGLVKMCMIGLGKREGAATYHRAIERHSWMEIVRSLMDVVLEKSPVRFGLGIVQNAHEEIARVEALLPGEFLTGEAKLLEEARSLMGTLPSNDIDLLIVDEMGKEISGTGMDASVIGRKDGSPVRVGRIFVRDITAATNGNAQGIGLADFTTRRLVEKIDLKKLYLNSRTAYRTDTCKIPMTFDTDREAMEVALWMAGTGTPDELRLMWIRNTLRLDTIAVSAPLLERPPCGPGFTIVRGPMDIVFDADGRLQSPFAHER, from the coding sequence ATGCTTCTGCCGCGACTCTACATGCTTGAAGGGGGGACAGTTCAGAACGGCATCGACGATATCGACGGCGCCGTTCTGAACGCCCTTTCCCGCAGGGGGCTCGAAAAAATAATCCGTCCGGGCGATACCGTCGCGCTCACCGCGGGTAGCCGCGGCATCCGGTATATCGACACGATCACCGCCGGGACAGTGCGCCACCTCGACTCCATGGGAGCGAAACCCTTTATCGTCCCCGCCATGGGGAGCCACGGCGGCGGCACGGCGGAGGGCCAGCGGGCCATACTCGCCGGCTATGGCATCACCGAAGAGGCCATGGGCTGCGAGATACGCTCGTCCATGGAGGTGGTCGAGATCGGCACCACCGCGCTCGGTACGCCCGTGTTCATCGACGCGCACGCGGCAGCGGCCGATCATATCGGCGTCATCAACCGCGTAAAGCCCCACACCAGGCTTTCGGGAAGCATTGAAAGCGGACTCGTTAAAATGTGCATGATAGGCCTGGGAAAGCGCGAGGGGGCGGCCACCTATCACCGCGCCATTGAAAGGCATTCGTGGATGGAGATCGTCCGCTCGCTGATGGATGTGGTGCTTGAAAAAAGCCCGGTTCGCTTCGGCCTTGGAATCGTGCAGAACGCCCACGAGGAAATCGCGCGCGTCGAGGCGCTCCTCCCGGGCGAATTCCTGACCGGCGAGGCGAAGCTTCTGGAAGAGGCGCGCTCGCTCATGGGCACCCTGCCCTCCAACGACATCGACCTGCTCATCGTCGACGAGATGGGAAAGGAGATCAGCGGTACCGGGATGGACGCCTCCGTCATCGGGCGAAAGGATGGCTCGCCGGTGCGCGTGGGCCGCATATTCGTGCGCGACATTACGGCCGCAACGAATGGCAACGCCCAGGGGATCGGCCTCGCCGATTTCACCACGCGCAGGCTTGTCGAAAAAATCGATTTAAAAAAGCTCTACCTCAATTCCCGGACCGCGTACCGCACCGACACCTGCAAGATTCCCATGACCTTCGACACCGACAGGGAGGCCATGGAGGTGGCGCTGTGGATGGCGGGAACGGGCACGCCCGACGAACTCAGGCTGATGTGGATACGGAATACCCTGCGCCTCGATACAATCGCCGTATCCGCGCCGCTTTTAGAACGCCCGCCATGCGGCCCGGGCTTCACGATCGTTCGAGGGCCCATGGATATCGTGTTCGACGCCGACGGGCGGCTGCAAAGCCCATTCGCGCACGAGCGGTGA
- a CDS encoding sulfide-dependent adenosine diphosphate thiazole synthase, translating into MLNETTISKAIIDSYSAKLKDALDLDVAIVGGGPSGLVAGYYLAGAGRKVAMFEKKLSIGGGVWGGGMMFNEIVVQEEGKAILDEFGLTGKEYENGYYCLDSIDVTATLIYKAVRAGLIIFNLVNMEDIVFKNNRVSGLVINWVTTEMTGLHIDPLTVLSKFVLDATGHPSAVTAALVRKMGVRLNTPTGGIVGEKSMDADIGELNTVQNTREAFPGLFVSGMAANGVYGGYRMGPVFGGMLLSGKKAAEGIISLLGASSGTK; encoded by the coding sequence ATGCTTAACGAGACAACCATCAGCAAAGCTATCATCGACTCGTACTCGGCCAAGCTTAAAGACGCGCTCGACCTGGATGTCGCTATCGTTGGAGGGGGGCCCTCGGGACTCGTAGCGGGCTATTATCTCGCCGGCGCGGGCAGGAAAGTCGCCATGTTCGAAAAGAAGCTCTCAATCGGCGGCGGCGTTTGGGGGGGCGGAATGATGTTCAACGAGATCGTGGTGCAGGAAGAGGGAAAAGCGATCCTCGACGAGTTTGGCCTTACGGGCAAAGAGTATGAAAACGGCTACTATTGCCTGGATTCGATCGACGTAACCGCGACCCTGATTTATAAAGCGGTGCGGGCCGGCCTCATAATCTTCAATCTCGTCAACATGGAGGACATCGTCTTCAAAAACAACAGGGTCTCCGGTCTTGTCATCAACTGGGTGACTACGGAAATGACGGGTCTCCATATCGATCCGCTTACCGTGCTTTCCAAATTCGTACTCGACGCGACCGGACATCCCTCCGCCGTCACCGCCGCGCTGGTCCGTAAAATGGGCGTACGGCTGAACACGCCCACCGGAGGCATCGTGGGCGAAAAATCCATGGATGCGGATATCGGTGAACTCAACACGGTCCAGAACACCCGGGAGGCGTTTCCGGGCCTTTTCGTGAGCGGCATGGCGGCCAATGGTGTTTACGGCGGGTATCGCATGGGTCCGGTGTTCGGCGGGATGCTTCTCTCGGGTAAAAAGGCCGCCGAAGGGATCATTTCCCTCCTGGGAGCATCATCCGGCACAAAGTGA
- a CDS encoding acyltransferase, which translates to MENNDRSIDLTYHFTQNRRRRSTVAHHSTGSVSILLYFLNTAIVFPLFPLIGLFKLLPLARWRAACNFVLDYIATLWISINNLNMKITKRIHWEVAGLEGLNPREWYLVISNHQSWADILVLQKVFNRKIPFLKFFLKKELIWVPLMGIAWWALDFPFMKRYSGAFLKKYPHLRGKDIEITRRACEKFKHIPVSVMNFIEGTRFTEEKHRRQNSPFANLLKPKAGGMAFVLSAMGGEKMKKILNVSICYPEGIRSFWDFLCGGISRVKIHIEELPITKELQGDYLDNEKFREEFQEWVNRLWMEKDLRLSAMSL; encoded by the coding sequence ATGGAAAACAATGATCGAAGCATCGACCTTACCTATCATTTTACGCAAAATAGAAGACGCCGTTCGACCGTCGCTCATCACTCGACGGGATCGGTCTCAATACTCCTGTACTTCCTCAATACCGCCATCGTGTTCCCGTTGTTTCCGCTCATCGGCCTCTTCAAGCTCCTTCCGCTGGCACGCTGGCGCGCGGCCTGCAACTTCGTTCTCGATTATATTGCCACCCTGTGGATCTCGATCAACAACCTGAACATGAAGATTACCAAGCGCATTCACTGGGAGGTCGCCGGGCTCGAGGGGCTCAACCCGCGCGAATGGTACCTTGTCATCTCGAATCACCAGTCGTGGGCCGACATCCTCGTTTTACAGAAAGTCTTCAACAGAAAAATACCGTTTCTAAAATTCTTTCTGAAAAAGGAATTGATCTGGGTGCCGCTGATGGGGATCGCGTGGTGGGCGCTCGATTTCCCCTTCATGAAACGCTATTCCGGGGCGTTTCTCAAAAAGTATCCGCACCTCAGGGGCAAAGACATCGAGATTACCCGCAGGGCCTGCGAGAAGTTCAAGCACATTCCGGTGTCGGTGATGAACTTTATCGAGGGCACACGCTTTACGGAAGAAAAACACCGCCGGCAGAATTCGCCCTTCGCCAATCTCCTCAAGCCCAAGGCGGGCGGGATGGCGTTCGTGCTTTCGGCCATGGGCGGCGAGAAAATGAAGAAGATACTTAACGTCTCCATCTGCTATCCGGAAGGCATCAGGAGCTTCTGGGACTTTCTTTGCGGCGGTATCTCACGCGTGAAGATCCATATCGAGGAGCTGCCGATCACCAAGGAGCTCCAGGGCGACTATCTCGATAACGAAAAGTTCCGCGAGGAATTCCAGGAATGGGTAAACCGGCTCTGGATGGAGAAGGACCTTCGCCTCTCGGCGATGTCCCTGTAG
- a CDS encoding aldehyde ferredoxin oxidoreductase family protein, translating into MNEKSDIRDLFGAILRVNLASGVVSREKLSEDAVRRFLGGRGMGAWYLYNEVGPDVDPLGPDNKLIFMNGPLVGTLLPAGNKVNLTFKSPLSTSYSYSLCGGHWGPELRFAGYTGLIIEGKAESPAYLWIDDDAIELRSATGLWGKTIPETESRLREDLGGDELLQIACIGPAGEKLNKMACITAGWYREFGRGGCGAVMGSKNLKAIAVRGTGHVGFHNPAGVMALSENITAALKAHPKIIDRRKYGTPELLKTINDNGLLCTRNFAETFFTEGHRLEGPRMREDIVFGDASCFACPVGCGKRSYVKTADGFGMLLEGPEFETIALLGSNCGVADWASLVEATLVCDTYGMDTMNAGGCVSLAMECFEKGIITLEDTDGIELRFGNGRALVAVLRLMAERKGIGDILAEGIKSASERFKAPELGMHSKGQALAAYDPRGCKGMALTYATSPKGAHHMIATTMGPEIAGGTRLSYENKGALQKEHQLTMCAVDSLGICSTVRGGFGMGDQAKAFGLVTGIGLDIDGLKLAAERIINLERMYNARLGFSRKDDTLPDRILKTPVPSGPSAGETVDLERMLDEYYGLMGWSRDGIPTREKLVELGIGDAAAG; encoded by the coding sequence ATGAATGAGAAGAGCGATATACGCGACCTTTTCGGCGCGATACTGAGGGTGAATCTTGCAAGCGGCGTCGTGTCGCGCGAGAAGTTGTCCGAAGACGCCGTGCGACGCTTCCTCGGCGGTCGTGGTATGGGCGCCTGGTATCTCTACAACGAGGTGGGGCCCGATGTCGACCCGCTCGGCCCGGACAACAAGCTCATATTCATGAACGGTCCCCTCGTCGGCACGCTGCTTCCCGCGGGGAACAAGGTGAACCTCACCTTTAAGTCGCCTCTCAGCACGAGCTATTCTTACTCGCTCTGCGGCGGGCACTGGGGGCCGGAACTCCGTTTCGCGGGCTATACGGGCCTTATAATAGAAGGGAAGGCGGAGTCCCCGGCATACCTGTGGATCGACGACGATGCTATCGAGCTGCGCAGCGCGACCGGCCTCTGGGGTAAAACCATCCCCGAAACGGAAAGTCGTCTGCGCGAGGATCTCGGCGGCGACGAGCTTTTGCAGATAGCCTGCATCGGACCCGCCGGCGAGAAGCTGAACAAAATGGCCTGCATCACCGCCGGATGGTACCGCGAATTCGGGCGCGGCGGCTGCGGCGCGGTTATGGGGAGTAAAAACCTGAAAGCCATCGCGGTCCGGGGGACCGGCCATGTCGGGTTCCACAACCCCGCCGGGGTCATGGCGCTCTCGGAAAATATCACGGCGGCACTCAAGGCCCATCCTAAAATTATCGATCGAAGGAAATACGGCACTCCGGAGCTCCTGAAGACCATCAACGACAACGGCCTGCTCTGCACCAGGAACTTCGCCGAGACCTTTTTTACGGAAGGGCACCGGCTCGAAGGCCCCCGGATGCGCGAGGACATCGTCTTCGGCGACGCTTCGTGCTTCGCCTGCCCGGTGGGCTGCGGCAAGCGCAGTTATGTTAAAACCGCCGACGGATTTGGCATGCTTCTTGAAGGCCCCGAGTTCGAGACGATCGCGCTTCTCGGCTCGAACTGCGGCGTAGCGGACTGGGCTTCGCTCGTTGAAGCCACGCTGGTCTGCGACACCTACGGCATGGACACGATGAACGCCGGCGGCTGCGTATCGCTGGCCATGGAGTGCTTCGAGAAGGGAATCATCACGCTCGAGGACACCGACGGCATCGAGCTGCGCTTCGGTAACGGCAGGGCGCTGGTGGCGGTCCTTCGTCTGATGGCGGAGCGCAAAGGTATCGGCGACATACTGGCCGAGGGCATAAAGTCCGCGTCCGAGCGTTTCAAAGCGCCGGAGCTCGGCATGCACTCCAAGGGACAGGCCCTGGCCGCCTATGACCCGCGCGGCTGCAAGGGCATGGCCCTCACCTACGCCACGTCACCGAAGGGCGCGCACCACATGATCGCCACCACCATGGGCCCCGAGATAGCCGGCGGCACGCGGCTCTCGTACGAGAACAAGGGCGCCCTGCAGAAGGAGCACCAGCTCACCATGTGCGCCGTGGACTCGCTGGGGATATGCTCAACTGTGAGAGGGGGCTTCGGCATGGGAGACCAGGCGAAGGCCTTCGGCCTGGTGACGGGGATCGGGCTCGATATCGACGGGCTGAAGCTCGCGGCCGAGCGGATCATCAACCTTGAGCGGATGTACAACGCGCGCCTGGGGTTTTCGCGCAAAGACGACACGCTGCCCGATCGCATTTTAAAAACGCCGGTGCCCTCGGGCCCCAGCGCGGGTGAGACGGTCGACCTCGAGCGCATGCTCGATGAGTACTACGGCCTGATGGGATGGAGCCGCGACGGCATACCCACCCGCGAGAAGCTCGTGGAGCTTGGGATCGGGGATGCGGCCGCCGGGTAG
- a CDS encoding sodium/glutamate symporter, which yields MTIPFPFEALLAFSWLGIMLLIGIFLRAKIPFIQRFLFPSCLLGGLIGLVFLHSGIISIETSLLEAFAYHFFNISFISVGLTIRTPEEKAAYTGKEMFRGSLWMALIEGITIPVQALAGGLLVILFNYMGYNLFKTFGFFAPLGFTEGPGQALSIGKVWENFGFEHAATIGLTFATVGFLFAFFVGVPLANWGIKKGRAAQPQTALPKDLLTGVIGKNSPKESAGTLTMHSANVETLAFQLSLVGLVYLLTYGLVHTLGGLLQPELATTLWGFFFFLGMLVAQLVRAIVVRIGYGHLVDGGIQRRITGWSVDFLILSTVMAVQMVIVWRYIVPISVICLFSGVLTTIVVVYLGNRIWSQNLERTLAIYGTVTGTVSTGLLLLRIVDPEFRTSTAMELGYMTIFASVPVLGTMLLVSAPVLWGWSVELTLVVFAGMMLVCLALLKLFKMWGENRYKSA from the coding sequence ATGACAATACCCTTTCCGTTCGAAGCCCTGCTCGCTTTCAGCTGGCTGGGAATAATGCTTCTTATCGGTATATTTCTACGGGCCAAGATCCCCTTCATACAGCGATTCCTCTTCCCCAGTTGCCTGCTTGGTGGCCTCATCGGGCTGGTCTTTCTCCATTCAGGTATAATCAGCATAGAAACATCACTGCTCGAGGCGTTCGCCTATCATTTCTTCAACATCAGCTTCATCTCAGTGGGCCTCACGATCAGGACCCCCGAGGAGAAGGCGGCGTACACCGGAAAAGAGATGTTCCGCGGATCGCTCTGGATGGCGCTCATTGAGGGAATCACCATTCCGGTACAGGCGCTGGCCGGAGGGCTGCTCGTCATTCTTTTCAATTATATGGGCTATAATCTATTCAAGACTTTCGGCTTCTTCGCGCCCCTGGGGTTTACCGAGGGCCCGGGGCAGGCCCTTTCCATCGGCAAGGTGTGGGAGAACTTCGGCTTCGAGCACGCGGCCACCATCGGACTCACCTTCGCCACCGTGGGGTTTCTCTTCGCCTTTTTCGTGGGCGTACCACTGGCCAACTGGGGGATCAAGAAGGGCCGGGCCGCGCAGCCGCAGACGGCACTTCCCAAAGATCTCCTCACCGGCGTCATCGGGAAGAACAGCCCGAAGGAAAGCGCCGGCACGCTCACAATGCACTCGGCGAACGTCGAGACCCTCGCCTTTCAGCTTTCGCTGGTCGGGCTCGTGTACCTGCTTACCTATGGACTGGTCCACACCCTCGGGGGCCTGCTCCAGCCAGAGCTCGCCACCACGCTGTGGGGTTTCTTCTTCTTCCTCGGCATGCTCGTCGCGCAGCTCGTGCGCGCGATCGTGGTGAGGATCGGCTACGGGCATCTGGTCGACGGCGGAATCCAGCGTCGCATAACGGGATGGTCGGTCGACTTCCTGATCCTTTCCACGGTGATGGCGGTCCAGATGGTGATCGTATGGCGGTACATCGTGCCCATTTCGGTGATCTGCCTCTTCTCCGGGGTATTGACAACCATCGTCGTCGTGTACCTTGGCAACCGCATCTGGTCGCAGAACCTCGAGCGCACGCTCGCCATCTACGGTACCGTGACCGGAACGGTTTCCACGGGCCTTCTTCTGCTCCGCATAGTTGATCCGGAATTCCGCACCAGCACTGCGATGGAGCTGGGCTACATGACCATATTCGCCTCGGTCCCGGTGCTGGGCACCATGCTTCTCGTCAGCGCGCCGGTGCTGTGGGGCTGGAGCGTCGAGCTCACTCTCGTGGTGTTCGCCGGGATGATGCTCGTCTGTCTGGCGCTGCTGAAGCTCTTCAAGATGTGGGGCGAAAACCGGTATAAATCCGCCTGA
- the htpX gene encoding protease HtpX, producing the protein MLKRIGLFLLTNLLVVVTVSLIINIVLPLLGIQVTGGMYGLAIFCGIFGMSGAFISLAISRWMAKRAYNIQLVDGTTRDPGAREIYEMIARLSRKAGLPEVPEVGIYQAAEPNAFATGPSKSKSLVAFSTGLLSSMRREEVEAVAAHEVSHIASGDMVTMTLLTGVANALVMFISRIIAQFLDSFLRGDEGGGGLGFLGYIVTVMVLETFLMLLASIPLAAFSRMREYRADASAAKYTSPTSMANALKRLAEAAKLPEKKDSFSMAKISSGKRVSLFATHPSIEDRIARLARM; encoded by the coding sequence ATGCTAAAAAGAATAGGTTTGTTCCTGCTCACCAACCTCCTCGTGGTGGTTACGGTGAGCCTTATCATCAATATCGTTCTCCCGCTCCTCGGCATACAGGTGACCGGCGGCATGTACGGCCTGGCGATCTTCTGCGGTATTTTCGGCATGTCGGGCGCCTTTATCTCGCTCGCCATCAGCCGCTGGATGGCCAAACGGGCCTACAACATCCAGCTCGTCGACGGCACAACGAGGGATCCCGGAGCGCGCGAAATCTACGAAATGATCGCCCGCCTCTCGCGTAAGGCCGGCCTTCCCGAGGTCCCCGAGGTCGGCATCTACCAGGCCGCCGAGCCCAATGCTTTCGCAACGGGCCCGTCCAAGAGCAAGTCGCTGGTGGCCTTCTCGACCGGGCTCCTTTCGTCCATGCGGCGCGAAGAGGTCGAAGCGGTGGCCGCCCATGAGGTAAGCCATATCGCCAGCGGCGACATGGTAACCATGACGCTCCTCACCGGCGTGGCCAACGCGCTGGTGATGTTCATTTCGCGTATCATCGCCCAGTTCCTCGACAGCTTCCTCAGGGGCGACGAGGGCGGCGGCGGACTTGGCTTCCTCGGCTATATTGTGACCGTGATGGTGCTCGAGACCTTCCTCATGCTGCTCGCCTCAATACCGCTTGCCGCCTTCTCACGGATGCGCGAATACCGGGCCGACGCCAGCGCCGCGAAATACACCTCGCCCACGTCGATGGCCAATGCCCTGAAACGGCTTGCCGAAGCGGCAAAGCTTCCCGAGAAGAAGGACTCGTTCTCGATGGCGAAGATCAGCTCGGGCAAGCGCGTATCACTGTTCGCGACCCATCCCTCCATCGAGGACCGCATCGCGCGGCTCGCGAGGATGTAA
- a CDS encoding 4Fe-4S dicluster domain-containing protein produces MKEKVLVFEAGKCTGCRICEQWCSLEHFSVAGPALSRITIIRDHGSQVDNGIICHQCAHAPCVSSCKPGALSKSDATGAIIVDLEKCNGCRRCIRACPHGAIRMHPDEKYVLICDLCGGNPRCVRHCPEQAVQYLERGKAERPYRSALVRGRPKGGKCNE; encoded by the coding sequence ATGAAGGAAAAGGTACTGGTCTTCGAGGCCGGGAAATGCACAGGATGCAGGATATGCGAACAGTGGTGCAGCCTGGAACATTTCAGCGTCGCGGGACCGGCCTTAAGCCGCATCACCATCATTCGTGACCACGGCAGCCAGGTCGATAACGGTATCATCTGCCACCAGTGCGCCCACGCCCCCTGCGTCTCCTCGTGCAAGCCCGGCGCGCTCTCGAAGAGTGACGCCACCGGGGCCATCATCGTGGACCTTGAAAAGTGCAACGGATGCAGGCGGTGCATACGGGCCTGCCCGCACGGCGCCATCCGCATGCACCCGGACGAAAAGTACGTGCTCATCTGCGACCTCTGCGGCGGCAATCCCCGCTGTGTGCGCCATTGTCCCGAACAGGCCGTCCAGTACCTCGAGCGCGGAAAGGCCGAGCGGCCCTATCGCTCGGCCCTTGTCCGGGGACGCCCGAAGGGAGGCAAGTGCAATGAATGA
- a CDS encoding AMP nucleosidase: MKTKQDIVENWLPRYTGMPLEGFQEYILLTNFITYVDMFADKYGVPVTGTDRPMQTASALGITIINFGMGSAMAATVMDLLSAIRPKAVLFLGKCGGLKKRTQLGNLILPIAAIRGEGTSNDYLPPEVPALPSFGLQMAVSHVIKKHQINYWTGTVYTTNRRVWEHDEKFKNYLQEIRAICIDMETATIFSVGFYNGIPHGALLLVSDNPMIPEGIKTAESDREVTSRFAHRHLEIGIDSLLELKNSGEVVRHLQFE, from the coding sequence ATGAAAACGAAGCAGGACATAGTCGAGAACTGGCTTCCGCGTTATACGGGAATGCCGCTGGAAGGTTTCCAGGAGTACATCCTTCTCACCAATTTCATCACCTACGTCGACATGTTCGCCGACAAGTATGGTGTGCCGGTAACCGGGACCGACCGCCCCATGCAGACGGCAAGCGCGCTGGGCATCACCATCATCAATTTCGGCATGGGCAGCGCCATGGCGGCCACAGTCATGGACCTTCTCTCGGCCATACGCCCCAAAGCCGTGCTCTTTCTCGGCAAGTGCGGCGGATTAAAAAAGAGGACGCAACTTGGCAACCTGATACTGCCCATCGCCGCCATACGGGGCGAGGGGACCAGTAACGACTACCTGCCGCCCGAGGTGCCGGCGCTCCCCTCGTTCGGCCTGCAGATGGCGGTGTCGCACGTAATCAAGAAACACCAGATCAACTACTGGACGGGCACCGTGTACACCACCAACCGGCGCGTGTGGGAACACGACGAGAAGTTCAAAAACTACCTTCAGGAAATTCGGGCGATATGCATCGACATGGAGACGGCGACGATCTTCTCGGTGGGGTTTTACAACGGTATCCCGCACGGGGCGCTGCTCCTCGTTTCGGACAACCCGATGATACCGGAGGGAATAAAGACGGCTGAAAGCGACCGCGAGGTGACATCGCGCTTCGCACACAGGCACCTCGAGATCGGCATCGATTCGCTGCTCGAGCTTAAAAATTCGGGGGAAGTGGTCAGGCACCTCCAGTTTGAATAG
- a CDS encoding 4Fe-4S binding protein — protein MKQDLYRTLQERLDTYSLGFPATESGVEIELLKELFTDDDVRVFLALSPMLETPEAIAGKIGLPADEARVKLEDMAGRGLLFRSKKEETVKYGAVPFMHGLVEFNTTRMSARFAKLLERYFREGFSEAIAKTSGLFLRTIPVNSSIMPEHHVASFDDAAEILKKANPIVVSECTCRKHAGLLHNDCGRPVETCFMFGSMARYYIDYGIGREVGYDEAVDILKKCNEAGLVVQPGTAQNPAGMCNCCGDCCAVLRGLKLLPKPAEAVFSNHYAVVETGLCTGCEACVERCQMEALALNDMAGVMAVDTDRCIGCGLCVTACPPEALSLEVKKEGAFRAPPATSMEQMLDLARKRGVL, from the coding sequence ATGAAACAGGACCTGTACAGAACGCTCCAGGAACGGCTCGATACCTATTCGCTCGGCTTTCCCGCTACGGAATCGGGCGTGGAGATCGAATTGCTGAAAGAGCTTTTCACCGATGATGATGTGCGCGTATTTCTCGCGCTTTCGCCCATGCTCGAGACGCCCGAAGCGATTGCCGGAAAAATCGGCCTTCCGGCGGACGAGGCGCGGGTGAAGCTGGAGGACATGGCGGGCAGGGGACTCCTCTTCCGGTCGAAGAAAGAGGAAACGGTGAAGTACGGGGCGGTCCCCTTCATGCACGGACTCGTGGAGTTCAACACCACGCGGATGAGCGCGCGGTTCGCAAAGCTCCTGGAGCGCTATTTCCGGGAGGGTTTCAGCGAGGCGATCGCGAAGACCTCGGGCCTGTTTCTGAGGACCATTCCGGTCAACAGTTCCATCATGCCAGAACATCACGTCGCGTCGTTCGACGACGCCGCCGAAATATTGAAAAAGGCGAATCCCATAGTCGTTTCCGAATGCACCTGCCGCAAGCACGCGGGACTATTGCATAACGACTGCGGCAGGCCGGTCGAGACCTGTTTCATGTTCGGCTCGATGGCGCGTTATTACATCGATTATGGCATCGGCCGCGAGGTGGGCTACGACGAGGCCGTCGATATATTAAAAAAGTGCAATGAGGCGGGACTGGTAGTGCAACCGGGAACGGCGCAGAACCCGGCCGGCATGTGCAACTGCTGCGGCGATTGCTGTGCCGTGCTCCGCGGCCTGAAACTCCTTCCGAAACCGGCCGAGGCCGTGTTCAGCAACCACTACGCAGTGGTCGAAACCGGCCTCTGCACGGGATGTGAGGCGTGCGTTGAGCGCTGCCAGATGGAGGCGCTCGCGCTCAACGACATGGCCGGCGTGATGGCGGTCGATACGGACCGCTGCATCGGCTGCGGCCTCTGCGTTACGGCCTGCCCCCCGGAGGCCCTCTCACTCGAAGTTAAAAAGGAAGGGGCCTTCCGCGCGCCGCCGGCCACAAGCATGGAGCAGATGCTTGATCTCGCGCGGAAGAGGGGAGTGCTGTAG